Proteins from one Candida orthopsilosis Co 90-125, chromosome 2 draft sequence genomic window:
- a CDS encoding plasma membrane protein, whose amino-acid sequence MANSNPPSHEQLKKDLKKDAENTKNRAAADAKELKDQGQAKAQELKKEGKAKAQEVKKASEEEAEDLKQASKELLEAARERGEVIYDAASEKGQEAYEATRKELDRLEEEGKSLFSKISASIQRGAQQFGQFLQKSGENIQVGVSQAASRTAIELQNPVVVTQLFVIAGGAAAGYLGWIERYRIRSDHNLVVGIHASVITGLVLLDGFLFNKFYPQYDRKRTTTTK is encoded by the coding sequence ATGGCCAATAGCAACCCACCATCCCACGAACAACTTAAAAAGGACCTTAAGAAGGATGCCGAAAACACCAAAAATAGAGCTGCTGCTGATGCTAAGGAATTGAAAGACCAAGGTCAAGCCAAGGctcaagaattgaagaaggaagGAAAGGCCAAAGCTCAAGAAGTTAAAAAGGcaagtgaagaagaagccGAGGACTTGAAGCAAGCTAGCAAAGAATTGCTCGAAGCTGCAAGAGAAAGAGGTGAAGTTATATACGATGCTGCTTCAGAAAAAGGACAAGAAGCATACGAAGCCACCAGAAAGGAATTGGACCGTTTGGAAGAGGAAGGTAAATccttattttcaaaaattagTGCATCAATACAAAGGGGTgctcaacaatttggacaatttttgcaaaaatcaGGTGAAAATATTCAAGTTGGTGTTTCTCAAGCTGCATCTAGAACCGCTATTGAATTACAAAACCCAGTTGTTGTAactcaattgtttgttattGCCGGTGGTGCTGCTGCTGGTTATTTGGGCTGGATAGAAAGATACAGAATTAGGAGTGACCACAaccttgttgttggtatcCATGCTTCTGTCATCACCGGTTTGGTTTTACTTGATGggtttttgttcaacaagttCTACCCACAATACGACAGGAAAAGAACCACCACAACCAAGTAA